A stretch of Mucilaginibacter terrae DNA encodes these proteins:
- a CDS encoding flippase has translation MHSEDHNQTKNLFKNILSVGLVQIANYLLPLISIPIIVRIIGPHNFGTINYYVAFTAYFLLFINYGFDYTGTRFLAVDKDNIERRNEHFSKILYAKLFLFLCSALIFFICITFVSKTNDEYRVAVFTFLLAISNVLSPNWFYQGMQDLTKVAIFNLCTKVIYTLAILIIVKHQSDYILQPLALSVTQIIISVISFVLVINKYKIKLQPVKLAAILNLLWIDRLIFFTLLSSNLYTDTNIVILGLYETKENIGYFSAAWKFIFIFLMVISFPISQAFFPYIAESFSKNVTKGIEQVRRVLPMIVYFTILGSVAIYFLADILIISFYGEKFAPAVYVFKVLTLVPVLSYINTMLGLQTMVNLKMDKAYFRIILLGGIFSVVFNLIVIKFYGYKGGAWSWVFTEIVIALIMHFYLKSKGYNLFDIKLYSISNVLEEIKLLVKKFTHKSDSLKKI, from the coding sequence ATGCACTCTGAAGATCATAACCAGACAAAAAATCTTTTCAAAAATATCTTATCAGTTGGGCTTGTTCAGATTGCTAATTATTTACTTCCGCTAATTTCAATTCCTATAATTGTAAGAATTATAGGACCGCATAATTTTGGCACAATTAATTACTATGTAGCATTTACAGCTTATTTTTTGCTTTTTATAAACTATGGTTTTGACTATACCGGCACGAGATTTTTGGCTGTTGATAAAGACAATATTGAACGCAGAAATGAACATTTCAGTAAAATATTATATGCTAAACTTTTTTTGTTTTTATGTAGTGCGCTAATATTTTTTATATGTATTACGTTTGTTTCAAAAACAAACGATGAATACAGAGTTGCAGTATTTACTTTTCTGTTAGCTATATCAAATGTATTATCGCCCAACTGGTTTTACCAAGGTATGCAGGATCTTACCAAGGTGGCAATATTTAATCTTTGTACTAAAGTTATTTATACTTTAGCCATACTAATTATTGTAAAACATCAGTCTGATTATATACTACAGCCATTAGCGCTAAGCGTAACACAGATAATAATTTCTGTAATTTCATTTGTATTAGTAATAAATAAATACAAAATAAAATTGCAGCCTGTTAAATTAGCAGCAATACTTAATTTGTTGTGGATAGATAGACTGATTTTCTTTACTCTCCTTTCATCAAATCTTTACACAGACACCAATATAGTTATATTAGGTTTATATGAAACAAAAGAAAATATAGGATATTTTTCAGCAGCCTGGAAGTTTATCTTTATATTTTTAATGGTGATATCCTTTCCAATATCTCAGGCTTTTTTCCCTTACATCGCTGAATCATTCTCTAAGAATGTTACCAAAGGTATAGAGCAAGTGCGTAGAGTATTACCCATGATCGTATACTTTACAATCTTGGGATCTGTGGCGATATACTTTTTAGCCGATATATTAATTATTTCATTTTACGGAGAAAAGTTTGCTCCTGCTGTTTACGTATTTAAAGTGTTAACATTAGTTCCTGTACTATCATACATTAACACAATGTTAGGTTTACAAACAATGGTAAATCTTAAAATGGATAAAGCATATTTCAGAATTATTTTACTTGGTGGAATATTTAGCGTAGTTTTTAATTTGATTGTAATTAAATTCTACGGATACAAAGGTGGAGCATGGTCATGGGTGTTTACCGAAATTGTAATTGCACTTATAATGCATTTCTATCTCAAAAGCAAAGGTTATAACCTGTTTGATATTAAGTTATATTCAATATCAAATGTTTTGGAGGAAATAAAATTACTTGTGAAAAAATTCACTCACAAAAGTGATTCATTAAAAAAGATATAG